The Lagopus muta isolate bLagMut1 chromosome 6, bLagMut1 primary, whole genome shotgun sequence sequence GAATCTACATAAAGTTTAATTACTCATAATCTCCTCAGCAGACATAATCTAATCCCTTCACTTTTTAACAAGTGAAGGCTTTGTGTCAATGAAAGAACGTATTACATGTACATAAAAAACAAGAGATTGAAATAGGGCACTCACATTCTAAACTGCTGGATTTAACGCTGCTGAGATTATTCTATTGAAAATACCTTCAACCATCCACATTAGAAGCACTTTGGCCAAAGACCATGAGATTGCATTGACCATTTATCTTTGCAAGATAACTGTATGCATTTATTACCCCAGTATTTTTATAGAGCTGTCATTTCAGTAAGGAGATCTTCACCTGTGTAAGGGCAGTACAGCAAAGTGAATGATTCGTACGTGGACACTCTTCTTCACACCCTGAGACTTGGAGAGTTCCAAGCAAAGCACCAGTGGCTCACACTAATTGAACACTGTGTCATTTTTCCTGGAAAGAAATTACACTGGGAAATAAGAGCTTAAAATTATTGGCctggtttgaaaacaaaatattaatttgcaaGTTCTTGTATCTAACAAAACACTCAAcctcactgctttctgtttaAGCAGACATACATTTAATATAGCAAGGCAGCCATTCTGTATCTAAAATGGCAGCAGTCCATAAGCTTACAATTTGCAGACCAGCCAGCTGCAAGTCAGTTTTCTGACACCATTTCATACACTATTCACACAAATGTCAGCATGGCTTTGGGACCAAATGATGACCAAAAGCATGAAGATGTGCTGTGGTTTGTGTGGGAAGTATTTCTAGATGGGAAGTGGATAATGTTTGTGTTTGCCATCCTATCACCCTGCCCAGAAAGGCAAGCAAATAAATTGTAACTATGTTTGTAGAGCTACTGAAATCCTTCAGCAAACAGAACATAACCTATTTTGTCtatatttcaaagctgaaagtatgtatcaggaaaaaaaatatatatatataggaaaatgcttttcatgaTGGCTATGCTGTGAACAGACCACCTGGACTATGGCCTCCGGCAGAGAGAGGCCCAGGGTACAGCCTTAGCTGAAGGCATCTCGGCTACAGGGAGCTCGGATCGGAGGGTGTTGTTGTTAAGGGAAGCGGAATCCCAGCGTAGATCCGGTCTGGTATGCTTCTGTACCTATCGGAGAAGGCACGATGTGAATGCTTCAGTGTTTACCCGGGTTATCATCGGTTGGTgaacaaaaccccaaaacccGGGGCAGAGAGAGGGGACGTGAAGGGAACGCCTGACTTCAGGACATGCTCACGCCGTTCCTCTTGTAGTTCTGCTGAGCAGGGGCTGAAGCGACACGTCAGCCGCAGACGATCGCGGACCGAATGTCGCCGTGCTCCGGGTGCCGGCGCTGACAAACGCGCTGTGATTACCGCAGGGCACCTGTGCTCCCGCAGCCCCTCCGGAGGACATCTCCGTCTCGGGGCCGCTCAGCGCCGTAACGTGTGTCGGCCCTGCCCGGGTCTTACCTCAGGGCGAGGAGAGAGGGGACGGGGGCACCGCCGAGCCCCGGCTCCGCAGCGCTGCGGGGGGTGGGAGCGGGCCgccggaggggggggggaggggccGGGCGGCGAAGGGGGCAGGGCTGCTCGCCGCAGTCACCCTTACCCATACCGCGCcggggaggagagaaaaaggccCCGCTCCGGCGGAGGGATACAGCGCTCCATATATAGCGGCGCGGCGCAGGCTCACACCCCCAGCACTTCTCGCACCGCGTCAGGGAGGAGGTAGCAGCCGCCGCCGCTCGTGGTCGCGCAGTTCGTGCAGCCGCCGTCGGGCCCGCCGCCGCGCCATGGTACGTAGTACAGCCGCGGGTTCAGGGGGCAGTGCGCGGGGAGCGGCGGTGTAACGGCGGTTAACGGCGGAACCCCGCGGCGCGGGGGTGGCGGGAGGCCGCGGCCCTTCCCGCCCGGCAGCGTTCCCCCCCTCCGCGCTGCGCGGCTCCCgggccttttcctcctcttcctcctcccttcccctttctccGGGCCCTGCCGAGCGGGACCCCGGCCCTCAGTGCGGCCCTGCGGCGCCGCCCgccttctttccctctctcccacCTCGCCCTCCCCGCGATGCCCTCCGGAAGGGCCGGGCGCGGCTACGTGGGGCTGCGGCGGGAGCCCGGCACAGCTGCACTGCgcagggaggggggggggggaggcggcCGGGGGAGGGCTCCGCGCTGCGGCTATTGCGCCCTCGcacccccccatccccaaaaAACGCAGCATCGCCGCCCGCATTACATCAtgtctcctcctcttcctccccagccACCGCGCACCCCCGGCTACGGAGGGGCGGGGGTTGGGGGGTGGGTAGCGCGCCTCGCTCGCGTCCCCAGCCCCGCGCGGGGGCTCGGCGGGAGGGGGTGGCAGAGCTCCCCGGCCCAGGGGCTGGCAGTAGGGGGAGGGACGGCCGCGCGGAGCAGAGCGGGGCCGCAGTGCAGCAGCGCGGCCGCCGCCTGTTGCGCCGGCCCCGCCGTGGAAACGCGTCGCCTCGGTGCCGCGTGGCCTCTCCGAAAGTCGAAGAGCTGGGGAAGCGCTCGGGTTTATTTTTCCCCGCGGCTCCGGTTTCTGTGGGAGCTCGGGCTGCGGCTGAGCTCTAATCGCTCCGCGGCCATCTGGGTGTAGCTCGGCGCTGTCTCTCCATCTCGCCTTCCTGCCGGGCGGCGCTGACATCACTCGGACGCGGgaggggggggcggggggggggccGGGTACGGCTCCGGCCGAGGCACGGCGTGCCCGGGAGCCGCCGTCTCCGCCCCTGAGTGCGGCCGCAGGAAGGAGCCCTGCAGAACGGGACGCGGAGCGGTGCCGCGGGCCGCAGATCGTGCCGAGGCGGGGCTCTGCCTCCCGGCCTGCGGGGTGTGTGGCCGTTACGTAAATGTCCGCGAGCTGTAACATCTCTCATTTGCTGGAAAGTTGCAGAAAGAGTGGGAAGCCGAAGTGCGTTTTGGGtgtgttttctgcagctgtttggtTCCACAAGATAATTGGTTTTTAACTGTGAGCGCTTTTGCAGGTTTTAACCACCCAGTACGTGGCATTGGTTAGTCACCTGGTACaggcattaaaatattttttaaaaagcgaTGAAGTTCGCTGCCTAAGCGCAGAGATGCAGCCTGTTTGTTAATGCATACATTGGGCTTTCAGCCCTGTGATATTCCCCTGTGCTTTAACAGATAGTACAACCAGGGAGTTCCCAATTGCTTTCCGCTGCAGTTATCCAGCTGTTGTACCTGAAAGTAATGGGGTTTCAAGACAAAAGGGTTACAAGATGCCTTTCTTAGACCTATACAGTCATTTGTTGGGGTTTGTACAAGCTCCTCAAAAAATAGGTTTTAGAGGAGCTGATGCCTTGTGTTCACCAGTACCTCTGTAAAGGTATGTAAAATCCTGCTTTGGGTTTGCTGTCTTGTCAATGAGAAGAGTTTCTTGCCATCGTTCCTCTAAAAGAGCTGGTTAGCTTTCTTAGTGCAAAGGCTGGAGGTGTGGGTGATGCCCTGCTCATCGTGATGGAGTCTTCTGGAAGGATGTGGTTGGCACAGTTAGGGGCTGCAGGTGTGCTCCTGCCTGCTGAGTCCCTGGGTGCAGTGCTAGTCTCCTCGCGAGCAGAAGGTCACAGGCAGGTGCTTTCCATCCTGCTGCCTAAAGGGGTGCACGAAATGGCCTTTGTGATGGTGGGAGACATCTTATGGTGGTTGGCCGTGTGAAGGAGTAACACAGTGCTTGAACTGGCACTTTGTTTCTGTTGGCTGGTGAAAATTTGTGGTACTGAGCAACAGTTCCTCCTGTTGCAGCACAGCCCTACTCATAAAGCATGCTGCAGGCTCacactggggctgtgctgggaggacaGACCTGTGGAGGATCACTAGGTGGCACACTTGTCATTAGCCCACCAGCGTGCAAATGCCCCCTGTGCTTGATCAGGGCACTGTGCTTCTGGAAATGACATCTGATGTGATGTGAAACTCTAAACACATGTCATTAAGGATTTCATGCCTGTCTGACCAATTACAAGGAGCCTGCCTGGTGTCCTTCACTTGACCAAATCGGGCTCTCTGAGTTGAAGGATGGTATATCTTAGTCTTAATGGGCAGCTCAGAGGAAAAGTGGCTTTCGTGTCTTTGGAAATGGCTGTGTTGTGTAGGTGAGTGGGATCTTCTAGCAGCAGGGGAATTCCAGGGGTTGAAAATGACCTTAATAATAAGTTGCTGCTGTGAAATTGAAAGGAAGTGTCTTGGGGCTGGATGTTGCTAGAAGTGTTATTCTAAAGTGTTGTATTCTTCATGTAGGCTGACCAGCTGACTGAAGAGCAGATTGCTGGTAAGTACCTTGATAAATATTCTTGACTAATTCcttgtgaatgaaaaaaaatgtcaaatacAGTGGACAAGTTGTCTTTCTGTGGTTTCAAATCTGTGCTAgcacttcttaaaataaaagcactcTGTTCTGAGAAGTTCTGGAAGATTACTGGCAATTCTGTCCTAGTGTACTGCTTCATTGGACCAGAGATGATTTGAGCCAGGCCTACCTATGTTTTTTACAAATAAGTAATTACTAGAATCTTGATTGCATGCTTGAAGTCAAGGCAGAACTAGCTATCTTTTTCATGTGACTATAAACTTAAAGTCAAATGGCAACAAATAAGCCTTAAGCTGATTTCTTAATTTCTAAGAATGTGTCTAGTACAGACTAATTGGGAGAAGAAGCAGTATTGGGCCTTCTGAAGACCAGTCACACCCACCTGAGATCACCAAttcttattctgtttctttagtGTTACTTTACTcatcttattattattatttacacaTTCTTATTATTCCCATAAGCTATTTGATGGTAAAAGAGGAAATTAGTGTTCCCTTCACTTATCCTACACGAATGTTTGTGATACAGCAGTGGTTCAAGCAACAAGATGTTGAAATACATCAGCATTGTGATGTGATGCTAGTACATTGAAGCCTAGGTCACGTGGCTGTGCAAGCTATAGTTGGTATTgtaactgttgtttcttaatacTTGAAAATGCTAATTCTGTTAATCCATGGACAAGcttgtttcttaaaatattacCAAGCATTATTACTggaatgcatttttatatgcAGTTTTACCTTATGCTGGCACTGTTATTAATCAGTGGGACTGTTTCTGCCTCTAGAATTCAAGGAAGCCTTTTCCCTATTTGACAAAGATGGTGATGGTACTATCACAACAAAAGAACTGGGAACTGTCATGAGGTCGCTGGGTCAAAATCCAACAGAAGCAGAATTGCAGGATATGATCAACGAGGTAGATGCTGATGGTAAGTGTTAGAAAGATGGTTCTCATGCTGAGTGTTCTAAATATGTCTTCCATGCTCAGACTGTATAAAGAAGTTGCTGTGACACTGTTCTTTTGAAGCCAAATTTCAAAATACTGGCTAAAGTAAACTGAGAGGTGTCTGGTTATTCTTTGTTCTTAGCACAGCGAAGATGCTAGCAGTCTTAAGTGAGAATCTGAATGAGGATAGGCAGAGACAAAGTTATGCTGTTagtctttaatattttatggGTTGCAGGCTTCCTGTTGCTGCCCAACTTATCCTGACCTGCATTTAACCTGTGCTCCCACGTAGCTTTTCTGGACGTGTTTCATTGGCTCATGTTGTTCTGTGCTAATGTCTAGTTCTGTCTTAAGGCCAAAGATGTAATTAGAATGGTATAGTGCTGGACTCACAAGAGTTGAAAATGCAACAGGGAGAGACTGCATAGTTTAAAGCAGTATATTGGGTCGCTACTGGGGGTGGGGCTGGAGGCTATCAGTTGCAGAAGTAGGAAAACCTTATGTGAGTCTTGATCAGAATCGCTTCACGTGGGTGCCAGAAGAGAGAATaagattttgtttctgagaCTTCAAGCAGACTGGCAGttagaaaaaaggagagatgcCTTCCAATGCTCACTGGTGCCAAGGCTTTGATCTCATGTTGGCTGATTGATGCTTGCTGCAATATCTTGAAGAGTAGAAAGCACATAGGCTAGAGCATGAATTACTTGATTGTTAGACTTATGTTAAGGTTGCTTTTAGAAAATGGCGGGGGACTGTAATTGCCAGCTGTCTTTGCACGTACTGAAACTTCCCGATACTCAGGATTTGCAGTGATATGTAGATGTGTATAGTGGCTTATTCAGGTACCATTCTGCAGTGTTGCACTGGTTgattaaaattgaaaagaaattgtgGATTTCAGATAAGTACGCTCTGCCCGTATGTTTAAACTTGTTTTATGGTAAGATGCTTTGCTAATAGTCTACAGTTCAttgagagtttttttttttttttaaagctttgggAGAGACTTGTATTCCAGTTGGTAAATGAAGCTTGCTGTTATAAATAGCTCCACGTTTCAGTCTGGAATCCCTAAACAATGAAAGCTTTCTGAAGCTTCCGTTACCTGCTTTGTTGTATTTACTGGATGAGTTTGTTTCCTTCAGTAAATGGGTAGATCTTAGCTATGTAGTGAGCTActtaatgttttccttcagctgttgAATTTTGGGTTGTATTGTAGGATTGAATTGTGACTATGCTAACTTGGTTTGTGCTCTTTGGAGGATCTTTATTAACTGTTTCTCTTGGCTTTGAGAAGTCTCAAATTTGAATCCTTACTTTGAGCAATTTAAATACCAGACTTTCAGTTTTTGCTGTGATGCTTGTATCAGAATACTTGCTGAGCTTATGAGAAATATCAAATAATGGCAGCTTTTCTCATAAGTTTGCGGATGCCTTTTGCCCCTTAAAATTGTGCATTACTTTGGTGCACAACATGGGTTAAGGAAGTTGGTTTTAAACAAGGAACTTCAGAGTTTAGATGTTGTGGATTTGTATTGCTTTTCTAGAACATTACCCAGCATTTGGGAAGAGGCTGAATAAACTAAATGATGAGTTATGTAGAAGGACATTAAGTAGGTGAGTCTACAAATTGGAAACCTTGGAACATTAGACATTTTGCTTGGGTGGTGAAAAAGGTATGGCTTGTCCTGGAGAGGGCAGCTGTAGAACTTGTACTGAAACACTGAGAAGTGACTGTTGCATattgtaaaaggaaaaaggcagtgGTAACAATTTAGGAAAACATGAGGTTCTTATAGAAGAATAATGTGAAGAACCTATCGTTCTCATTCTTGTGCCTGGCTAAATTAAATGCCAGGTTTTCTTGCATAAAAGTGTGGAAGTTTTAATTTTGgggaatttctttttattaaggTAATGGCACTATTGACTTTCCTGAATTTTTAACCATGATGGCCAGAAAAATGAAGGACACAGACAGCGAGGAAGAAATCCGTGAGGCATTCCGAGTTTTTGACAAGGTAACCCTAAATCTTCGAGTATCTTCAGAAGCAGGAATGATGCCCATCTTTTCCTCAGTGCTTTCTCACCTGGAAGCAGAGAAGTTCTTTAGTATAGAAGTCCTATGGTATAAGAAGGGGAATTGACAGCAGCAATCTCTGCCCTGTTGCAGAGCAAGGAGATTGTACCTACACAGCAGGGCTGAACTTAAGGTTCTTCTTGAAAGAAAACTCTCTGGCCTTCCCTTAGGAGCAGAGATGAGGGTGTGATGCCTGGGGTGTGAAAGGAtgtcttttaatttctgtattcaCTGACTTTGGGGAACTGGGGAGATGTTTGCGTGGGTATGTGAGATTTTGATACCTCATGAAAGCTTCTGAAGCAAGATGTCATTAGTATTTACAGGGACATGAAGTATTGCATTTTCTGCATTCAAGGTATGGTCTTGAAAGTTGCTTTCGGTGGAACTCAAGCTCAAGTCCTACCTTCGTTAAGGATACCTGGCTGTACATGACAAAAATTCTGACAAGCTATTGTTAGAGGAGGGGTTTCCCTCAGTTGTTACAAGAGAATTATTGTGCAGTGGCTGATGCAGCTGATAAGCTCATGCTAAaggtttctctgctttttatgGAAAAAGTGCAAGTCTGATTCTCTGCTGGAAAGCACGTGGAAATGTTGAATTCTTTAGTTACCACTCGCCTCccctctgattttatttttgcagactAGATTTAGGTATGGCAGGTATGACACAAAGGCCATGCTGTAAGCTAGTGCATTTTTCATGTAGGTGGAAGGGGGAGATTTTCCCAATTCCGGAGATGTCTGGATATATGCTCTAGGTTTGGATGTTACTAATAGGAATGCTGACTTAAAATCATAATTCTCTTTTTGCCATTGTGCTTTTCACAGCTGCTTATGAGtagaattaaaatgcttttttttgaaAGTGTGATTTGTTCTAAATCTTAAAACAAGTAGCCTAACCTAGCTGCATGAGTTCTCTTCATAGAAGCAGTGCTACACAAAATAGAAAGCTGACTTTTATTGTTGCTGGCAGGGgaattgatctttttttctgcttaggcagcagag is a genomic window containing:
- the CALM1 gene encoding calmodulin-1; translated protein: MADQLTEEQIAEFKEAFSLFDKDGDGTITTKELGTVMRSLGQNPTEAELQDMINEVDADGNGTIDFPEFLTMMARKMKDTDSEEEIREAFRVFDKDGNGYISAAELRHVMTNLGEKLTDEEVDEMIREADIDGDGQVNYEEFVQMMTAK